A window of the Cynocephalus volans isolate mCynVol1 chromosome 10, mCynVol1.pri, whole genome shotgun sequence genome harbors these coding sequences:
- the CCR10 gene encoding C-C chemokine receptor type 10 — protein MGTEPTEQISWGPYSGDDEETYSAEPLPELCYKTDVQAFSRAFQPSVSLTVAALGMAGNGLVLATHLAARRSARSPTSIHLLQLAVADLLLALTLPFAAAGALQGWSLGSFTCRAISGLYSASFHAGFLFLACISADRYVAIVRALPAGPRPSTPGRAHLVSVIVWLLSLLLALPALLFSREGQREGQRRCRLIFPEGLTQSVKGASAVAQVTLGFALPLGVMAACYALLGRTLLAARGPERRRALRVVVALVAAFVVLQLPYSLALLLDTADLLAARERSCLASKRKDLALLVTGGLALARCGLNPVLYAFLGLRFRQDLRRLLRGGGCSPGPHPRGRCPRRPRLSSCSAPTENHSLSWDNQGCESRGGGD, from the exons ATGGGGACCGAGCCCACAGagcag ATTTCCTGGGGCCCCTACTCGGGGGATGATGAGGAGACATACTCGGCTGAGCCATTGCCAGAGCTCTGCTACAAGACGGATGTCCAGGCTTTCAGCCGGGCCTTCCAACCCAGCGTCTCTCTCACGGTGGCTGCGCTGGGTATGGCTGGCAATGGCTTGGTCCTGGCCACCCACCTGGCGGCCCGACGCTCTGCTCGCTCCCCCACCTCCATCCACCTGCTCCAGCTGGCCGTGGCCGACCTCCTGCTGGCCCTGACCCTGCCCTTTGCCGCAGCAGGGGCTCTTCAGGGCTGGAGTCTAGGAAGTTTCACCTGCCGCGCCATCTCGGGCCTCTACTCAGCCTCCTTCCATGCCGGCTTTCTCTTCCTGGCCTGTATCAGCGCcgaccgctatgtggccatcgTGCGGGCGCTCCCAGCTGGGCCGAGGCCCTCCACGCCCGGCCGCGCGCACTTGGTCTCAGTCATCGTGTGGCTGCTGTCACTGCTCCTGGCGCTGCCTGCGCTCCTCTTCAGCCGGGAAGGGCAGCGGGAAGGCCAGCGGCGCTGTCGCCTCATCTTCCCTGAGGGCCTCACGCAGTCGGTGAAGGGGGCGAGCGCTGTGGCGCAGGTGACCCTGGGCTTCGCGCTGCCGCTGGGCGTCATGGCAGCCTGCTACGCGCTCCTGGGCCGCACGCTGCTGGCCGCCAGGGGGCCCGAGCGCCGGCGCGCGCTGCGCGTCGTGGTGGCCCTGGTGGCGGCCTTCGTGGTGCTGCAGCTGCCCTACAGTCTCGCCCTGCTGCTGGATACCGCCGATCTGCTGGCCGCCCGCGAGCGGAGCTGCCTTGCCAGCAAGCGCAAGGATCTGGCCCTGCTGGTGACCGGCGGCTTGGCCCTCGCCCGCTGCGGCCTCAATCCCGTGCTCTATGCCTTTTTGGGCCTGCGCTTCCGCCAGGACCTGCGGAGACTGCTACGGGGTGGGGGCTGCAGCCCAGGGCCTCACCCCCGCGGCCGCTGTCCCCGCCGGCCCCGCCTTTCTTCCTGCTCGGCTCCCACTGAGAACCACAGTCTCTCCTGGGACAACCAGGGCTGTGAATCTAGAGGCGGGGGCGATTGA
- the PLEKHH3 gene encoding pleckstrin homology domain-containing family H member 3 isoform X1, whose amino-acid sequence MPLPGGLWWLLCCRRGFTLLHRDYGDGELSGDGDEDEDEETFELQTPSPAGGGRGPLDVTLTQPVRSGPVSDRLQSCEETWSLIPEKGLPEDDPDIVVKGWLYREPRGGGTRPWLPPRRAWFVLTRDSLDQFSSSGKGARRLGSLVLTSLCSVTGPERRPKETGLWSVTVSGRKHSVRLCSPRQAEAERWGAALREVIASKAPLETPTQLLLRDIQESCGDPEAVALIYRRNPILRHTSSALYAPLLPLPYGVSAPGPGYAPLREEAVRLFLALQALEGARRPGPLMQGVLQTCRDLPALRDELFLQLAKQTSGPTGPPGLPATQDPASLRYWQLLTCMSCTFRPGGAVRGHLLGHLERTEQALPDSELAEYARFIRKALGRTRGRELVPSLAEISALSRRQELLCTVHCPGAGACPVAIDSHTTAAEVARQLVGRLGLARSRNTFALYEQRGAQERALAGGTLVADVLTRFEKLAAEEAGLEDSPDSGWRLCLRLHGPLHPEGLSPDGHELPFLFEQAHALLLRGRPPPPDDTLRALAALRLQSLHRDFSPRVPLPRLDRLLPPPAPPREGPPRSASRPPPSAALLAGALWSPGLAKRRAERARHGGAGRTAGSTAREGGGGARTAAAVLGSWKRLRGMGRPEAMAAYLALAAQCPGFGAARYDVLELSTEPGGGAPQKLCLGLGAKAMSLSRPGETEPIHSVSYGHVAACQLMGPHTLALRVGESQLLLQSPQVEEIMQLVNAYLANPSPERPCSSPSPCQDLPDTSSPSQHPGLDEPQGQSGCLGQLQD is encoded by the exons ATGCCTCTCCCTGGGGGATTGTGGTGGCTCCTCTGCTGCCGTCGAGGCTTCACTCTTCTGCACCGGGACTACGGGGACGGCGAGCTTAGTGGGGACGGGGACGAGGACGAGGACGAGGAGACCTTTGAGCTACAAACCCCGAGTCCAGCGGGCGGCGGGAGA GGTCCCCTGGACGTGACGCTGACTCAGCCAGTCAGGAGCGGGCCAGTCTCCGACAG gctgcagaGCTGCGAGGAGACGTGGAGCCTCATTCCGGAGAAGGGGCTGCCAGAGGACGACCCGGACATCGTTGTGAAAG GTTGGCTTTACCGTGAGCCCCGCGGAGGGGGGACGCGACCCTGGCTGCCCCCGCGCCGGGCCTGGTTCGTGCTCACGCGGGACTCTCTGGATCAGTTCAGCAGCAGCGGGAAGGGGGCGCGGCGCCTCGGGAGCCTCGTGCTCACCAGCCTGTGCTCGGTGACCGGCCCGGAGCGCAGGCCCAAGGAGACCG GTCTGTGGTCAGTGACTGTGTCTGGCCGGAAGCACAGCGTCCGCCTCTGCTCCCCGCGCCAGGCGGAGGCGGAGCGCTGGGGAGCGGCGCTGCGCGAAGTGATCGCCTCCAAGGCACCGCTCGAGACCCCCACCCAGCTACTGCTCAGAGACATACAG GAGAGTTGTGGGGACCCAGAGGCCGTGGCCCTCATTTACCGGCGGAACCCGATACTGAGGCACACCAGCAGCGCCTTGTACGCCCCACTCCTGCCCCTGCCCTACGGAGTCAGCGCCCCAG GTCCAGGCTATGCACCTTTGCGGGAGGAGGCAGTGCGGCTGTTCCTGGCGCTGCAGGCACTCGAGGGGGCGCGGCGCCCCGGGCCCCTGATGCAGGGTGTGCTCCAAACTTGCCGCGACCTGCCTGCGCTCCGGGATGAACTCTTCCTGCAGCTGGCTAAGCAGACCTCGGGCCCCACGGGCCCCCCCGGGCTCCCAGCTACCCAAGACCCTGCGTCCCTGCGGTACTGGCAGCTCCTTACTTGCATGAGCTGCACCTTCCGGCCTGGGGGAGCTGTACGGGGACACCTCCTGGGGCATTTGGAGAG GACTGAGCAGGCACTCCCGGACTCGGAACTGGCGGAGTATGCGCGCTTCATCCGGAAAGCGCTGGGTCGGACCCGCGGCCGAGAGTTGGTGCCGTCACTGGCTGAGATTTCTGCGCTGAGCCGACGGCAGGAGCTGTTGTGCACCGTGCACTGTCCGGGGGCTGGTGCCTGTCCCGTGGCCATCGACTCTCACACCACAGCGGCGGAG GTGGCTCGACAGTTGGTGGGACGGCTGGGCTTGGCCCGGAGCCGCAACACATTCGCGCTGTACGAGCAGCGAGGGGCCCAGGAGCGAGCCCTGGCTGGAGGGACCCTCGTGGCCGACGTGCTCACCAGGTTTGAGAA GTTGGCCGCGGAGGAAGCCGGTCTGGAGGACTCGCCGGACTCCGGGTGGAGACTGTGTCTCCGTCTTCACGGACCTTTGCACCCCGAGGGGCTGTCCCCAGACGGTCACGAACTGCCTTTCCTCTTTGAGCAG GCTCACGCTCTGCTGCTGCGTGGCCGGCCGCCCCCGCCCGACGACACACTGCGCGCCCTGGCGGCGCTGCGCCTGCAGAGTCTGCACCGGGACTTCTCCCCGCGGGTCCCTCTGCCGCGCCTGGACCGCCTGCTGCCACCCCCGGCCCCGCCACGCGAAGGCCCGCCCCGTTCAGCCTCCAGGCCACCGCCCTCCGCCGCCCTGCTGGCCGGGGCACTCTGGAGCCCGGGCCTGGCCAAGAGGCGGGCGGAGCGAGCCCGGCACGGAGGGGCCGGCCGCACAGCTGGAAGCACGGCCCGCGAGGGAGGAGGCGGCGCCAGGACGGCTGCTGCTGTGCTGGGCAGCTGGAAGCGGCTGCGGGGCATGGGCCGACCTGAGGCCATGGCTGCCTACCTGGCTCTGGCGGCGCAGTGTCCGGGGTTCGGCGCTGCTCGGTATGACGTTCTGGAGCTGAGCACG GAGCCTGGTGGGGGTGCTCCACAGAAGCTATGCCTGGGCCTGGGAGCCAAGGCCATGTCCCTCTCCCGGCCCGGTGAGACAGAACCCATCCACAGCGTCAGCTATGGCCATGTGGCCGCCTGCCAGCTAATGGGACCCCACACTCTGGCACTGAGGGTGGGAGAAAGCCAGCTCCTCCTTCAGAGTCCCCAG GTGGAAGAGATTATGCAGCTGGTGAATGCCTACTTGGCCAACCCGTCCCCTGAGAGGCCCTGCAGCAGCCCTTCTCCATGCCAAGACCTGCCAGACACCTCCTCTCCCAGCCAGCACCCAGGCCTGGACGAGCCCCAGGGACAGTCTGGCTGTTTGGGGCAGCTGCAGGACTGA
- the PLEKHH3 gene encoding pleckstrin homology domain-containing family H member 3 isoform X2 — protein sequence MPLPGGLWWLLCCRRGFTLLHRDYGDGELSGDGDEDEDEETFELQTPSPAGGGRGPLDVTLTQPVRSGPVSDRLQSCEETWSLIPEKGLPEDDPDIVVKGWLYREPRGGGTRPWLPPRRAWFVLTRDSLDQFSSSGKGARRLGSLVLTSLCSVTGPERRPKETGLWSVTVSGRKHSVRLCSPRQAEAERWGAALREVIASKAPLETPTQLLLRDIQESCGDPEAVALIYRRNPILRHTSSALYAPLLPLPYGVSAPGPGYAPLREEAVRLFLALQALEGARRPGPLMQGVLQTCRDLPALRDELFLQLAKQTSGPTGPPGLPATQDPASLRYWQLLTCMSCTFRPGGAVRGHLLGHLERTEQALPDSELAEYARFIRKALGRTRGRELVPSLAEISALSRRQELLCTVHCPGAGACPVAIDSHTTAAEVARQLVGRLGLARSRNTFALYEQRGAQERALAGGTLVADVLTRLAAEEAGLEDSPDSGWRLCLRLHGPLHPEGLSPDGHELPFLFEQAHALLLRGRPPPPDDTLRALAALRLQSLHRDFSPRVPLPRLDRLLPPPAPPREGPPRSASRPPPSAALLAGALWSPGLAKRRAERARHGGAGRTAGSTAREGGGGARTAAAVLGSWKRLRGMGRPEAMAAYLALAAQCPGFGAARYDVLELSTEPGGGAPQKLCLGLGAKAMSLSRPGETEPIHSVSYGHVAACQLMGPHTLALRVGESQLLLQSPQVEEIMQLVNAYLANPSPERPCSSPSPCQDLPDTSSPSQHPGLDEPQGQSGCLGQLQD from the exons ATGCCTCTCCCTGGGGGATTGTGGTGGCTCCTCTGCTGCCGTCGAGGCTTCACTCTTCTGCACCGGGACTACGGGGACGGCGAGCTTAGTGGGGACGGGGACGAGGACGAGGACGAGGAGACCTTTGAGCTACAAACCCCGAGTCCAGCGGGCGGCGGGAGA GGTCCCCTGGACGTGACGCTGACTCAGCCAGTCAGGAGCGGGCCAGTCTCCGACAG gctgcagaGCTGCGAGGAGACGTGGAGCCTCATTCCGGAGAAGGGGCTGCCAGAGGACGACCCGGACATCGTTGTGAAAG GTTGGCTTTACCGTGAGCCCCGCGGAGGGGGGACGCGACCCTGGCTGCCCCCGCGCCGGGCCTGGTTCGTGCTCACGCGGGACTCTCTGGATCAGTTCAGCAGCAGCGGGAAGGGGGCGCGGCGCCTCGGGAGCCTCGTGCTCACCAGCCTGTGCTCGGTGACCGGCCCGGAGCGCAGGCCCAAGGAGACCG GTCTGTGGTCAGTGACTGTGTCTGGCCGGAAGCACAGCGTCCGCCTCTGCTCCCCGCGCCAGGCGGAGGCGGAGCGCTGGGGAGCGGCGCTGCGCGAAGTGATCGCCTCCAAGGCACCGCTCGAGACCCCCACCCAGCTACTGCTCAGAGACATACAG GAGAGTTGTGGGGACCCAGAGGCCGTGGCCCTCATTTACCGGCGGAACCCGATACTGAGGCACACCAGCAGCGCCTTGTACGCCCCACTCCTGCCCCTGCCCTACGGAGTCAGCGCCCCAG GTCCAGGCTATGCACCTTTGCGGGAGGAGGCAGTGCGGCTGTTCCTGGCGCTGCAGGCACTCGAGGGGGCGCGGCGCCCCGGGCCCCTGATGCAGGGTGTGCTCCAAACTTGCCGCGACCTGCCTGCGCTCCGGGATGAACTCTTCCTGCAGCTGGCTAAGCAGACCTCGGGCCCCACGGGCCCCCCCGGGCTCCCAGCTACCCAAGACCCTGCGTCCCTGCGGTACTGGCAGCTCCTTACTTGCATGAGCTGCACCTTCCGGCCTGGGGGAGCTGTACGGGGACACCTCCTGGGGCATTTGGAGAG GACTGAGCAGGCACTCCCGGACTCGGAACTGGCGGAGTATGCGCGCTTCATCCGGAAAGCGCTGGGTCGGACCCGCGGCCGAGAGTTGGTGCCGTCACTGGCTGAGATTTCTGCGCTGAGCCGACGGCAGGAGCTGTTGTGCACCGTGCACTGTCCGGGGGCTGGTGCCTGTCCCGTGGCCATCGACTCTCACACCACAGCGGCGGAG GTGGCTCGACAGTTGGTGGGACGGCTGGGCTTGGCCCGGAGCCGCAACACATTCGCGCTGTACGAGCAGCGAGGGGCCCAGGAGCGAGCCCTGGCTGGAGGGACCCTCGTGGCCGACGTGCTCACCAG GTTGGCCGCGGAGGAAGCCGGTCTGGAGGACTCGCCGGACTCCGGGTGGAGACTGTGTCTCCGTCTTCACGGACCTTTGCACCCCGAGGGGCTGTCCCCAGACGGTCACGAACTGCCTTTCCTCTTTGAGCAG GCTCACGCTCTGCTGCTGCGTGGCCGGCCGCCCCCGCCCGACGACACACTGCGCGCCCTGGCGGCGCTGCGCCTGCAGAGTCTGCACCGGGACTTCTCCCCGCGGGTCCCTCTGCCGCGCCTGGACCGCCTGCTGCCACCCCCGGCCCCGCCACGCGAAGGCCCGCCCCGTTCAGCCTCCAGGCCACCGCCCTCCGCCGCCCTGCTGGCCGGGGCACTCTGGAGCCCGGGCCTGGCCAAGAGGCGGGCGGAGCGAGCCCGGCACGGAGGGGCCGGCCGCACAGCTGGAAGCACGGCCCGCGAGGGAGGAGGCGGCGCCAGGACGGCTGCTGCTGTGCTGGGCAGCTGGAAGCGGCTGCGGGGCATGGGCCGACCTGAGGCCATGGCTGCCTACCTGGCTCTGGCGGCGCAGTGTCCGGGGTTCGGCGCTGCTCGGTATGACGTTCTGGAGCTGAGCACG GAGCCTGGTGGGGGTGCTCCACAGAAGCTATGCCTGGGCCTGGGAGCCAAGGCCATGTCCCTCTCCCGGCCCGGTGAGACAGAACCCATCCACAGCGTCAGCTATGGCCATGTGGCCGCCTGCCAGCTAATGGGACCCCACACTCTGGCACTGAGGGTGGGAGAAAGCCAGCTCCTCCTTCAGAGTCCCCAG GTGGAAGAGATTATGCAGCTGGTGAATGCCTACTTGGCCAACCCGTCCCCTGAGAGGCCCTGCAGCAGCCCTTCTCCATGCCAAGACCTGCCAGACACCTCCTCTCCCAGCCAGCACCCAGGCCTGGACGAGCCCCAGGGACAGTCTGGCTGTTTGGGGCAGCTGCAGGACTGA
- the LOC134388950 gene encoding tubulin gamma-2 chain-like isoform X2 has product MPREIITLQLGQCGNQIGFEFWKQLCAEHGISPEGIVEEFATEGTDRKDVFFYQADDEHYIPRAVLLDLEPRVIHSILNSPYAKLYNPENIYLSEHGGGAGNNWASGFSQGEKIHEDIFDIIDREADGSDSLEGFVLCHSIAGGTGSGLGSYLLERLNDRYPKKLVQTYSVFPNQDEMSDVVVQPYNSLLTLKRLTQNADCVVVLDNTALNRIATDRLHIQNPSFSQINQLVSTIMSASTTTLRYPGYMNNDLIGLIASLIPTPRLHFLMTGYTPLTTDQSVASVRKTTVLDVMRRLLQPKNVMVSTGRDRQTNHCYIAILNIIQGEVDPTQVHKSLQRIRERKLANFIPWGPASIQVALSRKSPYLPSAHRVSGLMMANHTSISSLFESSCQQFDKLRKRDAFLEQFRKEDMFKDNFDEMDTSREVATTQPDYISWGIQEQ; this is encoded by the exons ATGCCCCGGGAGATCATCACGCTGCAGCTGGGCCAGTGCGGCAACCAGA ttGGGTTCGAGTTCTGGAAACAACTGTGCGCCGAACATGGTATCAGCCCCGAGGGCATCGTGGAGGAATTCGCCACCGAGGGCACTGACCGCAAGGACGTCTTTTTCTACCAG GCGGACGATGAGCACTACATCCCCCGGGCGGTGTTGCTGGACCTGGAGCCCCGGGTGATCCACTCCATCCTCAACTCCCCCTATGCCAAGCTGTACAACCCAGAGAACATCTACCTGTCCGAgcatggaggaggagctggcaacAACTGGGCCAGTGGATTCTCCCAG GGAGAGAAGATCCACGAAGACATTTTTGACATCATAGATCGGGAGGCAGATGGTAGTGACAGTCTAGAG GGCTTTGTGCTGTGTCACTCCATCGCTGGGGGGACAggctctggcctgggctcctATCTCTTAGAACGGCTGAATGACAG GTACCCCAAGAAGCTGGTGCAGACGTACTCAGTGTTTCCCAACCAGGATGAGATGAGCGACGTGGTGGTACAACCTTACAACTCACTCCTCACGCTCAAGAGGCTGACCCAGAACGCAGACTGTGTG GTGGTGCTGGACAACACAGCCCTGAACCGGATCGCCACAGACCGCCTGCACATCCAGAACCCGTCCTTCTCCCAGATCAACCAGCTG GTGTCCACCATCATGTCGGCCAGCACGACCACCCTGCGCTACCCTGGCTACATGAACAACGACCTCATCGGCCTCATTGCCTCGCTCATTCCCACACCCCGGCTCCACTTCCTCATGACCGGCTACACCCCCCTCACCACGGACCAGTCA GTGGCTAGCGTAAGGAAGACCACGGTCCTAGATGTCATGAGGCGGCTGCTACAGCCCAAGAACGTGATGGTGTCCACAGGCCGGGACCGCCAGACCAACCACTGCTACATTGCCATCCTCAACATCATCCAGGGAGAGGTGGACCCCACCCAG GTCCACAAGAGCCTGCAGAGGATCCGCGAACGGAAGTTGGCCAATTTCATCCCCTGGGGCCCAGCCAGCATCCAGGTGGCCCTGTCCAGGAAGTCTCCCTACCTGCCCTCAGCCCACCGTGTTAGCGGTCTGATGATGGCCAACCACACCAGCATCTCCTCG CTCTTTGAAAGTTCCTGCCAGCAGTTCGACAAGCTGCGGAAACGGGATGCCTTCCTGGAGCAGTTCCGCAAGGAGGACATGTTCAAGGACAACTTTGATGAGATGGACACGTCCAGGGAGGTTGCTACCACACAGCCAGActacatctcctggggcatccagGAGCAGTGA
- the LOC134388950 gene encoding tubulin gamma-2 chain-like isoform X1, with product MPREIITLQLGQCGNQIGFEFWKQLCAEHGISPEGIVEEFATEGTDRKDVFFYQADDEHYIPRAVLLDLEPRVIHSILNSPYAKLYNPENIYLSEHGGGAGNNWASGFSQGEKIHEDIFDIIDREADGSDSLEVSVPGMLVGGFVLCHSIAGGTGSGLGSYLLERLNDRYPKKLVQTYSVFPNQDEMSDVVVQPYNSLLTLKRLTQNADCVVVLDNTALNRIATDRLHIQNPSFSQINQLVSTIMSASTTTLRYPGYMNNDLIGLIASLIPTPRLHFLMTGYTPLTTDQSVASVRKTTVLDVMRRLLQPKNVMVSTGRDRQTNHCYIAILNIIQGEVDPTQVHKSLQRIRERKLANFIPWGPASIQVALSRKSPYLPSAHRVSGLMMANHTSISSLFESSCQQFDKLRKRDAFLEQFRKEDMFKDNFDEMDTSREVATTQPDYISWGIQEQ from the exons ATGCCCCGGGAGATCATCACGCTGCAGCTGGGCCAGTGCGGCAACCAGA ttGGGTTCGAGTTCTGGAAACAACTGTGCGCCGAACATGGTATCAGCCCCGAGGGCATCGTGGAGGAATTCGCCACCGAGGGCACTGACCGCAAGGACGTCTTTTTCTACCAG GCGGACGATGAGCACTACATCCCCCGGGCGGTGTTGCTGGACCTGGAGCCCCGGGTGATCCACTCCATCCTCAACTCCCCCTATGCCAAGCTGTACAACCCAGAGAACATCTACCTGTCCGAgcatggaggaggagctggcaacAACTGGGCCAGTGGATTCTCCCAG GGAGAGAAGATCCACGAAGACATTTTTGACATCATAGATCGGGAGGCAGATGGTAGTGACAGTCTAGAGGTAAGTGTCCCAGGAATGCTGGTGGGA GGCTTTGTGCTGTGTCACTCCATCGCTGGGGGGACAggctctggcctgggctcctATCTCTTAGAACGGCTGAATGACAG GTACCCCAAGAAGCTGGTGCAGACGTACTCAGTGTTTCCCAACCAGGATGAGATGAGCGACGTGGTGGTACAACCTTACAACTCACTCCTCACGCTCAAGAGGCTGACCCAGAACGCAGACTGTGTG GTGGTGCTGGACAACACAGCCCTGAACCGGATCGCCACAGACCGCCTGCACATCCAGAACCCGTCCTTCTCCCAGATCAACCAGCTG GTGTCCACCATCATGTCGGCCAGCACGACCACCCTGCGCTACCCTGGCTACATGAACAACGACCTCATCGGCCTCATTGCCTCGCTCATTCCCACACCCCGGCTCCACTTCCTCATGACCGGCTACACCCCCCTCACCACGGACCAGTCA GTGGCTAGCGTAAGGAAGACCACGGTCCTAGATGTCATGAGGCGGCTGCTACAGCCCAAGAACGTGATGGTGTCCACAGGCCGGGACCGCCAGACCAACCACTGCTACATTGCCATCCTCAACATCATCCAGGGAGAGGTGGACCCCACCCAG GTCCACAAGAGCCTGCAGAGGATCCGCGAACGGAAGTTGGCCAATTTCATCCCCTGGGGCCCAGCCAGCATCCAGGTGGCCCTGTCCAGGAAGTCTCCCTACCTGCCCTCAGCCCACCGTGTTAGCGGTCTGATGATGGCCAACCACACCAGCATCTCCTCG CTCTTTGAAAGTTCCTGCCAGCAGTTCGACAAGCTGCGGAAACGGGATGCCTTCCTGGAGCAGTTCCGCAAGGAGGACATGTTCAAGGACAACTTTGATGAGATGGACACGTCCAGGGAGGTTGCTACCACACAGCCAGActacatctcctggggcatccagGAGCAGTGA